One genomic window of Salvia miltiorrhiza cultivar Shanhuang (shh) chromosome 4, IMPLAD_Smil_shh, whole genome shotgun sequence includes the following:
- the LOC131021758 gene encoding OVARIAN TUMOR DOMAIN-containing deubiquitinating enzyme 5-like, translating into MADEPQVMDKSSEEVSETVSQKKQETLEEMLSRHRKETNDLQNKEVAMKKAAAKGSKAEQKTKKKQVDEEISRLSTKLKERQAEELASLGFNSSNGSQKGKLDDLVVKAIAGVSVSNQAEQPKLSKSAKKHKKRAEQEAAREQRIQEEQNQIVSDRMVEDEKLEKKLEPLGFTINEIKPDGHCLYRAVENQLALQSGGSSPYNYQELRQMVAAYMREHTTDFLPFFLSENMADGESEESLTERFENYCKEIESTAAWGGQLELGALTHCLKKHIMIFSGSFPDVEMGKEYKSGNVTGSSSSSVMLSYHRHAFGLGEHYNSVVSISGQ; encoded by the exons ATGGCGGATGAACCTCAAGTTATGGACAAATCTTCTGAGGAGGTCTCAGAAACTGTATctcagaagaagcaagaaacaCTTGAAGAGATGCTTTCGAGACACAG GAAAGAGACTAATGATCTGCAGAACAAGGAAGTTGCAATGAAGAAAGCCGCTGCTAAAGGTAGCAAGGCTGAACAGAAAACTAAGAAGAAACAAGTTGATGAAGAGATATCTAGACTGTCAACGAAGCTTAAAGAAAGACAGGCTGAGGAACTAGCGTCTTTAGGCTTTAATAGTAGTAACGGGAGTCAAAAAGGAAAGCTTGATGACCTGGTGGTGAAGGCTATTGCCGGGGTTTCAGTCTCAAATCAAGCTGAGCAGCCAAAACTCAGTAAGAGTGCCAAAAAGCATAAGAAAAGAGCTGAACAGGAAGCAGCCAGGGAGCAAAGAATACAAGAAGAGCAGAACCAGATTGTAAGTGATCGAATGGTTGAAGATGAGAAGTTAGAAAAAAAGCTCGAGCCTCTTGGATTTACCATTAATGAAATAAAGCCTGATGGCCATTGTCTTTACCGAGCTGTTGAGAATCAGTTGGCCCTCCAATCTGGAGGCTCTTCTCCTTATAATTATCAAGAGCTTCGGCAAATGGTGGCTGCTTATATGCGGGAACACACAACAGAttttctaccattttttctGTCCGAGAATATGGCAGATGGAGAATCGGAAGAATCCCTTACAGAAAGATTTGAGAATTACtgtaaggaaatagaatcgacAGCGGCCTGGGGAGGACAATTGGAACTTGGTGCTCTGACCCACTGTCTGAAGAAACATATCATGATATTTTCTGGATCATTTCCTGATGTAGAGATGGGAAAGGAATACAAATCTGGCAACGTGACTGGCTCATCTAGTTCAAGTGTTATGCTATCCTATCACAGGCATGCTTTTGGGCTCGGTGAGCATTACAATTCTGTCGTTTCCATTTCAGGTCAATAG
- the LOC131023456 gene encoding uncharacterized protein LOC131023456 — protein MELKNELQNMWKPESKWQLIPMSKGFYTIKFTTAEDKNCAKRSNMWNLNSGTMRLREWVRNFDPYKEISSLCQVWVRIYYLPVEYWTKEIISSIGRSVGMPIKVDGATVDGDFAHFARVLVEVDLALPLPESAAIECPDRTFHCKKKNSNTKGKGPEVDRNKEVEGVSKDAAKDAEKNSGAEFSVVKSKSTWAAKPMVERDDRGKVESVNRFNALSNMIENVEEMSGPDLLEAVTIPVTEKNVDAGRNVDSEEEDVEQIEAESIPIPTQNVEIVDMAFDKQQNSKSSVEVQEREAVETTKGLDHRDNRDEVKEKQPMQPAKKRGRPPGQVNKETRIIPGADSIKGRLRKASDSRCDPNPEAVECIKEKLYKAWEECGNPRDFVITNNSSESARVMSKIGAKSWAEEVEMGIIEPKVAFLKTPIGLWKSLNVVIVDYLWRSRQFRVAIVHGSSSHLERRSIWIDILPHVASCYVVMGDFNAVKGAHERSSNCRLNAASCGEFCEFIDALGCIESPTVGLKFTWSGRRFMPSHVESLLDKVFFSDLFAAGWHSVFTQVLPRVTSDHSPIILNCQLAPIVTRQFFRFFDIWTLHPNFMALVKESWSRDIDTSCPIYRVMAKLKRLKKDLRVWNKNTFGNVDKLIMEKQQELLEIQDCIAVEGYTEELFEKEVTAQANINMALSRKNKLLHQKSRVTWLQDGDRNSAFFHSMLKYKRRPHIISHLVIDGETCVDQGAIGNHIVGFFTSLFTEPDPSSVDIVNVEAVMDHIIPDHANDLLSRIPREEEITAAVFQMDSHSSPGPDGFSGKFYHSCWDIIKTDIWRAVITFFTNSYLPNGCNSNTLILIPKKETVSTVADLRPIVFSNFLFKIISKVLVVRLSTVAAQVVSNNQFGFISGRSIHDCIMLGSEGFNCLRRSCGGQNMACKVDITKAFDTLRWDFLINVMKVCGYNHRFIRWIESGHLIPMQFCRGTLFPTHLLYADDILIFCKATQSNARTLHKILDFYGFISGQVFSPEKSHLYFSEKVASPVKRQITRILPISEGSLPFTYLGVPIFRGKPKASHLRAILDRIINKFARWKGV, from the exons ATGGAGTTGAAAAACGAACTTCAGAACATGTGGAAACCGGAGAGCAAATGGCAACTTATACCTATGAGTAAGGGTTTCTACACTATCAAATTTACTACTGCGGAAGATAAAAACTGTGCTAAGCGATCCAACATGTGGAACTTGAACTCGGGCACTATGCGGCTACGTGAATGGGTGAGAAATTTTGACCCTTATAAAGAAATCTCCTCACTATGCCAAGTGTGGGTGCGTATTTATTACTTACCTGTGGAGTATTGGACGAAGGAGATTATCTCGAGTATTGGACGCTCGGTGGGTATGCCGATAAAAGTTGATGGGGCCACTGTTGACGGAGATTTCGCTCATTTTGCAAGAGTTTTGGTGGAGGTGGATTTAGCTTTGCCGTTGCCGGAATCGGCTGCTATTGAGTGCCCAGACAGAACTTTTCAT TGCAAAAAGAAGAACTCAAACACCAAAGGAAAGGGGCCAGAAGTGGACCGTAATAAAGAAGTAGAGGGGGTATCCAAAGATGCCGCTAAGGACGCTGAGAAGAATAGCGGGGCGGAGTTTAGTGTGGTGAAGTCGAAATCTACTTGGGCTGCTAAGCCTATGGTGGAGAGGGATGATAGGGGCAAGGTGGAAAGTGTTAACAGATTCAATGCTTTGTCCAATATGATAGAGAATGTGGAGGAGATGTCGGGGCCTGATTTGTTGGAGGCGGTCACTATTCCGGTGACAGAAAAGAATGTCGATGCTGGCAGAAATGTGGACTCGGAGGAAGAAGATGTGGAACAGATTGAGGCAGAATCCATTCCTATTCCGACACAAAATGTCGAGATTGTTGACATGGCTTTTGATAAACAACAGAACAGTAAATCTTCTGTTGAGGTGCAGGAGAGGGAGGCAGTCGAAACTACTAAAGGCTTGGATCATCGTGATAATAGAGATGAAGTTAAGGAGAAACAGCCGATGCAACCAGCTAAGAAAAGAGGACGTCCTCCTGGTCAAGTTAATAAGGAGACAAGAATAATACCAGGTGCGGATAGTATTAAAGGGAGGTTACGTAAGGCTTCCGACTCAAGATGTGACCCCAATCCGGAGGCAGTTGAGTGTATCAAAGAAAAGCTGTATAAAGCTTGGGAAGAATGTGGAAATCCTAGAGATTTCGTTATCACTAATAATAGTTCTGAGAGTGCTCGAGTTATGTCCAAGATTGGGGCAAAGAGTTGGGCAGAGGAAGTGGAAATGG GCATCATTGAGCCTAAAGTTGCGTTTCTTAAAACGCCTATTGGGTTGTGGAAGTCTCTTAAT GTGGTGATTGTTGATTATCTTTGGAGAAGTCGTCAGTTTCGAGTTGCGATTGTTCATGGCTCGTCCTCTCATCTGGAAAGGCGTTCTATTTGGATTGATATTTTACCTCATGTTGCCAGCTGCTACGTTGTTATGGGagattttaatgcggtgaaagggGCTCATGAAAGAAGCAGTAATTGTCGACTGAATGCTGCTTCTTGTGGGGAGTTCTGTGAGTTTATTGATGCTCTTGGCTGTATCGAATCTCCCACGGTGGGTTTGAAATTTACTTGGTCTGGACGAAGGTTTATGCCGTCACATGTTGAGTCTTTGTTAGACAAGGTTTTCTTTTCTGATCTTTTCGCTGCAGGGTGGCATTCGGTTTTTACTCAGGTCTTGCCCAGAGTCACGTCCGATCATTCTCCGATTATCCTCAATTGTCAGTTGGCTCCTATTGTGACACGACAGTTTTTTAGATTCTTCGATATATGGACTCTTCATCCGAACTTTATGGCGTTGGTGAAAGAATCATGGTCGAGGGATATTGATACCTCTTGTCCTATTTACAGGGTGATGGCTAAGCTGAAAAGATTGAAAAAAGACCTTCGTGTTTGGAACAAAAACACTTTTGGTAATGTGGATAAGCTTATTATGGAAAAGcaacaagagcttttggagatCCAAGATTGTATTGCGGTGGAGGGGTACACTGAAGAGTTGTTTGAGAAGGAAGTGACTGCTCAAGCCAATATTAATATGGCTCTTTCTAGAAAAAATAAGTTATTACACCAGAAAAGTAGGGTGACTTGGCTGCAGGATGGGGATCGGAATTCGGCCTTCTTTCATAGCATGCTTAAATACAAAAGAAGGCCTCATATTATCTCGCATCTGGTGATTGATGGCGAGACTTGCGTTGATCAAGGGGCTATTGGCAATCATATTGTGGGGTTCTTTACGTCCTTATTCACTGAGCCTGATCCTTCTTCAGTGGATATTGTTAATGTGGAGGCTGTCATGGACCATATCATTCCTGACCACGCTAACGATTTACTGTCAAGAATCCCTAGGGAGGAGGAGATAACTGCTGCTGTGTTTCAGATGGACTCTCATAGTTCGCCGGGACCGGATGGTTTTTCTGGAAAATTTTATCATTCATGTTGGGATATCATCAAGACGGACATTTGGAGAGCGGTCATCACCTTCTTTACCAATTCTTATCTTCCGAATGGGTGTAATTCTAATACGCTCATCCTTATTCCTAAGAAAGAGACGGTTTCCACGGTTGCAGACTTGCGTCCCATTGTGTTTTcgaattttctttttaaaattatttcaaagGTGCTTGTTGTGAGATTGAGCACGGTGGCGGCTCAGGTTGTTTCTAACAACCAATTTGGCTTCATTTCTGGTAGATCGATACATGATTGTATCATGTTGGGTTCGGAGGGTTTTAATTGCTTAAGGAGGTCTTGTGGTGGTCAGAACATGGCTTGCAAAGTGGATATCACTAAGGCCTTCGATACGCTCAGATGGGATTTCTTGATTAATGTGATGAAAGTTTGTGGGTATAATCATCGCTTTATTAGATGGATTGAG TCGGGCCATTTGATCCCTATGCAGTTTTGCAGAGGAACTTTGTTTCCTACGCATCTTCTTTATGctgacgatatcctgatttttTGCAAGGCGACGCAGTCGAATGCTAGAACTTTACACAAAATCCTGGATTTTTATGGTTTTATATCGGGTCAGGTTTTCAGTCCTGAAAAATCACATCTCTACTTCTCTGAGAAAGTCGCCTCGCCTGTTAAAAGACAGATCACTCGGATTTTGCCTATTTCGGAGGGTTCTTTGCCGTTTACTTACTTGGGGGTACCTATTTTTAGAGGCAAGCCGAAGGCCTCTCATCTCCGAGCTATTCTTGATCGTATCATTAATAAATTTGCTCGTTGGAAAGGTGTTTAG
- the LOC131021759 gene encoding monothiol glutaredoxin-S6-like: protein MEMVKEIVAASPVVIFSKSSCCMSHVILILIRGFGANPVVYELDGASASNGVEMEKALLALGCEPSVPAVFVGAKFVGGSDQVMSLNIQGKLKPLLIKANAIWM, encoded by the coding sequence ATGGAAATGGTGAAGGAAATAGTGGCAGCGAGCCCCGTGGTGATATTCAGCAAAAGCAGCTGCTGCATGTCGCATGTGATTCTAATTCTGATACGCGGCTTTGGGGCGAATCCGGTGGTGTATGAGCTGGATGGAGCCTCAGCCTCAAATGGAGTAGAAATGGAGAAGGCATTGCTTGCATTAGGGTGCGAGCCCAGCGTTCCCGCCGTCTTCGTGGGGGCTAAATTTGTTGGTGGATCTGATCAAGTTATGAGCCTCAATATCCAAGGAAAGCTCAAGCCTTTGCTTATCAAGGCCAATGCTATCTGGATGTAG
- the LOC131021760 gene encoding 4-alpha-glucanotransferase, chloroplastic/amyloplastic-like translates to MAILSSLALLPVSLSIHSKPLPPTPNRIRAQFQNGVCLSPGEDLPSDYESWMPKRDAKSRRRAGILLHPTSFPGPFGIGDLGPQAFQFLDWLHDAGCSVWQVLPLVPPGRRANEEGSPYSGQDANCGNTLLISLEELVKDGLLSKEDLPKPLDMDLVNYTAVADVKDPLVAEAAKRLISSEGELKNQLNGFRKDPSIAGWLEDAAYFAAVDDAMDTSSWYEWPEPLKHCHVAALEEIYQSKKEFIDIFIAQQFLFQRQWQKVRDYAQTKGISIMGDMPIYVGYHSADVWANKKHFLLNRSGFPLLVSGVPPDAFSETGQLWNSPLYDWKAMERDGFSWWTRRLRRAQNLFDEFRIDHFRGFSGFWAVPSEAKVATVGRWKVGPGKSLFDAIFRDVGEINIIAEDLGVITEDVVGLRRSIGAPGMAVLQFGFGSDAENPHLPHNHEENQVVYTGTHDNDTIRGWWDVLPEEEKSNVVKYLGNIVEDDVSWGLIKAALSSVAQTTIIPMQDILKLGSSARMNTPATQSGNWSWRVPQSTSFHSMTSEAQRLRDMLLLYGRM, encoded by the exons ATGGCAATTCTGAGCTCTCTCGCTCTTCTCCCCGTTTCTCTCTCTATCCATTCCAAGCCCCTTCCTCCCACGCCCAATCGTATTAGGGCTCAATTTCAAAATGGGGTGTGCTTATCGCCCGGCGAGGATTTACCGTCGGACTATGAGAGCTGGATGCCGAAGCGCGACGCCAAGAGTCGCCGGAGGGCAGGAATTCTGCTCCATCCGACGTCGTTTCCCGGCCCTTTCGGCATTGGTGATCTCGGCCCCCAAGCCTTCCAGTTCCTCGATTGGCTTCACGACGCCGGCTGCTCCGTTTGGCAG GTTCTCCCACTTGTTCCTCCTGGGAGGAGGGCTAATGAAGAGGGATCTCCATACTCAGGACAG GATGCTAATTGTGGCAACACACTTTTGATATCTCTTGAGGAACTTGTGAAAGATGGTTTACTGTCAAAGGAAGATTTACCCAAACCATT AGATATGGATCTTGTGAATTACACAGCTGTGGCTGATGTCAAGGATCCTTTGGTGGCTGAG GCTGCAAAGAGGCTTATTTCAAGTGAGGGAGAGCTAAAGAATCAACTTAATGGATTCCGCAAAGATCCTAGTATTGCAG GTTGGCTTGAGGATGCAGCATACTTTGCTGCCGTGGATGATGCTATGGATACATCTAGTTGGTATGAGTGGCCCGAACCTTTAAAACACTGCCATGTGGCTGCTCTGGAAGAAATTTATCAAAGCAAAAAGGAATTT ATAGATATTTTCATTGCTCAGCAATTCTTGTTCCAAAGGCAATGGCAGAAAGTTCGTGATTATGCTCAGACGAAAGGAATAAGTATAATGGGCGATATGCCTATATATGTAGGTTATCATAGTGCAGATGTATGGGCTAATAAGAAACATTTTTTGCTG AATCGAAGTGGCTTTCCTCTTCTTGTTAGTGGTGTCCCCCCTGATGCTTTCAGCGAAACTGGTCAGCTTTGGAACAG CCCGTTGTATGATTGGAAAGCTATGGAAAGAGATGGATTTTCATGGTGGACACGGCGTTTAAGACGGGCTCAGAATTTGTTTGATGAATTCCGGATTGATCACTTCAGAGGATTTTCTGGCTTTTGGGCTGTTCCTTCTG AAGCTAAAGTTGCTACAGTAGGACGATGGAAG GTTGGACCTGGAAAGTCTCTCTTTGACGCCATCTTCAGAGATGTTGGAGAGATCAATATTATAGCAGAAGACTTG GGTGTGATCACTGAAGATGTGGTTGGGCTTAGGAGATCCATTGGGGCACCTGGCATGGCTGTTCTCCAGTTTG GCTTTGGAAGTGATGCTGAAAATCCCCATTTACCTCACAATCATGAAGAAAATCAAGTGGTGTACACTGGCACTCATGACAATGACACG ATTCGAGGATGGTGGGATGTCTTGCCAGAAGAAGAGAAATCTAAT GTGGTCAAATATCTTGGTAATATTGTTGAAGACGATGTCTCGTGGGGGCTAATCAAGGCAGCACTTTCTTCAGTTGCACAAACTACTATTATACCAATGCAAGATATACTGAAATTGGGAAGTTCAGCTAGGATGAATACTCCAGCCACTCAG TCTGGAAACTGGAGTTGGAGGGTACCACAGTCGACGAGCTTTCATAGCATGACATCTGAAGCACAGAGACTTAGAGATATGCTTTTGTTGTACGGCCGGATGTAA